ttttttattgtatcatAATGGAATATCTTTATCTCATGTAAATCTATGATACGTATGCGATTAccacaattttcctattattgacgatcACCGGGAacgacaaatagaaaaaattgccatttaaaaaagcctctaaaagttgttaattattaaaagaaatttaatgaaaaatgaacaattcagtcatattttaacattaaaatgttgtttttcagaattaataaacaattttattaacccttaaaattttcaaatagtaacCGAAAGCCTGTCTATTCCATAATAGCTAGAAAgttgatttgtttattaaatttgataacaATGTTAAAAAGTGTAGTTAATATGTTATAAGACttaatttaatcttatttctacATACATTATTTCGACGAAAATTTGATGGAATAAAATATCTGAGActttttgattcttaaaaaagtattttttcttatcaatttgtttataacaaatagaaTTTCTTTGTATTTGCTGACTAATATAAACGAGCATCCCTATAAACATATTTcgctaattttaaacattttttagcatAATTGAAAACAGTACGAAACGAAGAAAAAGCTGCCGGTAAAATAGAATATTGGTACCGGTAAAAAAGTCTATTTCTAGCACTGTAGCGGCTGAGCgcgcgtattcatggaattcgtggaatacatggaattcaaggaatccatgcaatttaaggaattcgcggaatctACAGTCttatgggggcgggaaggcacccctgtgactgttcactgAAATAATGTTGGTCGAATCTCGACCCCTTTCCAAAGTCTCGCGAGtgagcgggaaggcacccctctcACTCTTCACACAAATAATGATGGCCAAATCCCTACGCCTTTCAAACGTCTCGTGTGGGGCGGTAAGGCATCCCTCTGActgttcacaaaaataatgttggtcaaacagATACCCCTTTCCAATGTCTTGTGGGGCCGGGAAGGCACCCATGTGattgttaatagaaataattttagttgaacaacGTCCCCTTTACAACGTCTCGTGGGGTCGGGAAGATTCCCCTGTGactgttcaaagaaataattttgatcaaactcCTACCCCTTTCTAACTTTTTGttggaggcgggaaggcacccctgtgactgtttacAGAAATTATGTTGATCGACTcccgacccctttccaacgtctcttgGGGCAAGAAGGCACCAacgtgactgttcacagaaataattttcgtCGAACCCCtatccctttccaacgtctcgagGGGACCGgagggcacccctgtgactgttcacagaaataatgttgttcaaacgCCTACtactttccaacgtctcgtgggggcgggaaggcacccctgtgactgttcacagaaataatgttggtaaatctcctacccctttccaacttcTGGGGGGCGCCCCTGTGacttttcacagaaataatgttgtttaaaCGGCTactcctttccaacgtctcgagggggcgggaaggcacccctgtgactgtttaccgaaataatgttggtcaaactcctacccctttccaacttcTGGGGGGGGGgcgtgactgttcacagaaataatgttcttCAAatccctacccttttccaacgtctcgtgggggcgagaaggcacccctgtgattgttcacagaaataattttggtcaaactctTACCCCTTTAcaaggtaacaaaaaattctCGGTACcggtcttttttttttttaattttgtacatttcgATCAGTTCAATTTTGGATGCTTTTTTACTGTGATTCTATTAATTTGGGACTATACAAACATTACTTAGTGTCTTTTATTTGTGTTCGTAAACGTTTTCGTAAActagaaaaaatagttacaatgAACATTTTGCAATTGGTAACAttggtttaattattttaattaggaGATTGATTAATATAATTCTGATactagttaaaattattatttttccagttgaaataaataaacaaatggtaACTATAGCAAAATTGTTATTGTAACTTGTAATtatcttgttaatttttaacttgagtaTACAACAACGTATACAATTGTATAATACAATACAATAAAAATCGTTCGATTAcccatttttcaactatttctcAGTAGAACATTTAGGAGGAATTTTGTTCAGTGTACTGAACGATATGTGTATCTGAAGTTTTActtataaatattgttccaactgcaattaAAATGCacattataattttattgcaataataaattatttctatataaattaataaacattcgAGCACTTTTTCTGGTTTACAAAGGCATCAGTAAAAgaattcgttcatttgaacgttcagaactgcAGCCACATGAACGATATGACGTTTGAAATCTGCATAAAATAAAACCTTAATTGACTAATGGAAAAAATCTGCATCCAAAGaaactctaatttttttctctaaattagcATAAATCTGATTTATGCAAATAAAATCATCCACttcgaataaaaatgaatttaaccaGGAAATTAAAGATCAAACTTTCTGCTATTtcgaaatttatgtaaaaattatagtCCAGAAATATGAAGGAGGGAGTCCGCGAAGATTCCGGACGATCATTGTAATACAGTTcgcaaatatacaaatataaaaacatttcaagaggaACAATCATGGACATGTTTTTATGAGAAAacatattaaagatttaatttaatattatatagaaAGGCTGAAAAttccgagaaataaaattccctacacttttaagatttctgaaaattaaaatgttccaaatagaaaattcccgaaagtcTAAAATTgctgttaattatttttgatttttgctGAATGAACTGCTCAGTTGAAGCCACACTAGTTCGCTCCGACAGTATCCACTACGGGTGTTCTTTGGGTAAGGCTAATATAAGCACATGCATAAAATCAAATACTGATCGACTTTATTAACATCAATTTTGATAACTAAATATTCGGAATAATAGGACAAATTTCAAGATTAACGTAGGATTGCCTCCACTTAATCATACACCGAAAAAACGATTATCTAATATTAAGAGTATTATATTCTTACAGGGATATTCTTAGTAATATTCTTAATGAAGGAAGCGAAATTCTTGTATTAAGAGTATCTTCTAACCAAAGGGATAAAATATTCTCAGAATCAGAATATACTTGGGGAAAgcagaaatgaaaaaaaggaatattcgCCTTGCTCTctttaatcttttcttttaatGCTTCGTGCCACGTGCTTTTCGATCAATTTACATTTTCGATTGTTTTACCCGCGAAGAAGTGATAAATCGCGTGCACTCATTTATCTCCTTCTCTTTACAGAAACTATTAGAATGAGAAAGGTCTGACGTcacatttaaaaaagaagtaaggTAGTGAGGTTAAATACGGAAGTGCAATTTTCAATGCTATTAAGTTCAATCAGCTGAAGTTGTACAAGTTGTGTGTTCTATAGAACGTAAAATTGCAaggtaataatattaaaaataatgtatctgTATTATTTACTAAAcaaatatctttgaaataaaaatatttaatcttaccATAGTCTAAGATTAACTATACCCATTTAAGTTGCGAATATTCTTAAACTTAGTggacatttcttcaattttaacaagaatatatattcttaaggcaaagggttttttattttacattaagaatatattcttggtgcctatttaagtttcaaatattctcaaacttagtgggaaattcttaaaactagaatatcattttttcagtgtataattaaaataatctgttaATGAATTTCACTTTTTGTCAACTGTACTGCCCAGTTGGGTCCTAATTTGCGCCTGATTATAAATTGGTGTAAGCTGGACCAATTTCCATATGGGTTCGGCTCATTTTAAGGGCTTGTGACACAGTCAGATCCCTATATTACCGATATCAGTTTATCAGTTCACTGCATTTTTTTGGActtaggaacattttttttaaataaaatattaggcggaaactttggaaaatatatcagaagaccataaagtacgtttatgtacttcatttgagtaggaatttcaataaaaattattttcaaagaaattaactgGAACCATTTTTTCGCataaccttgacatttttttgaacctccgaacttttctcatattttcaatatctgcgagatgtaaaaaacgtacataaacgtaatttactgtcgGCTCCTGCATTTCTCGATGTTTGTGGccgatattttacatataaaaaagttcttagtttcaaaaaatgtcaaggtataaagaaaatatgtcaaaaaaaggtcccagttttaatttctttcaaagaatttttagcgaaatttatattcaaatgcaGTACACAAACGTAGTTTATGATCTTTCGATACATTTTCCAAATctcagtccgatattttattaacaaataagttcttaggttcaaagaaaattcagtaaactgaaaaagtgaggtcggtaatataggtatttgagtgtgTCACGTGCCCTTCAAGGATAACTTCTACATTCTCACGGCAACTTCGGAAAGATTGCAATTCCGCCCTGGGTACCTGCGAACGTTTCCCCCTCACTCAGCCGAACTGCTGCCACCGATCCTGGTCAGCGGGAGTCCTGTGTACCTATTGCGGATTAAAATGCGGAATATAAGATTTGGTCAATTTAGCACTTGGTAATTTATAAATCTAATATTCTGAATCTGCGAATTATAAAGATTCCAACGATtgacttaaaaagttgaaaatttaagaattaatgtttACGTTTAtgggaaattttctaaaagttttgcagtatattttactaaaatcCACTGCAGTAGCttcaatttattgttttaatattttacttaacttgggaaattccggaagctaaaatttggccacATTGGAAAACTTATTAGCCAACAtcataaatttggtttatttatcAGACgatcgcatttctcaaaattattcgtcaatacccgcgtgaaaaaagtttggatggctcaagcatggcaacacacttggaaatatctggctaaagcatggttcacggctgaatggcagaaTGGCGCGAGcattgctcctgtccgtttcccatgcttaggacacgctaatcacaaatgaatattcttcagaacatgtaagtgtcagagaaaattagcctgcgttaaaaatgaaaatattaggtttgccaataaCCGACACGTCTGTAAATGctaagttcgctacccgggtgcaccggttcgcgcaccaggtagtgtaCCACATATTCTGTGagaactttttaaggatttaaatttagtgaataatgaaaacaattccaaatgctcAGTCGGCGACTCggatgcaccaggtcgcgccacgggtatcttagcacgtattctacgagaactttcttaaaaattagattttgtcaacagccaaaattactcaaaattgtgtgtcgacgatcggGTGCGCCAGGTCGAACAcgaggtagtttaaaacgttttctatgagaactttttaagaatNNNNNNNNNNNNNNNNNNNNNNNNNNNNNNNNNNNNNNNNNNNNNNNNNNNNNNNNNNNNNNNNNNNNNNNNNNNNNNNNNNNNNNNNNNNNNNNNNNNNGTCGAACAcgaggtagtttaaaacgttttctatgagaactttttaagaatttaaatttagtgaataatgaaaacttttccaaatggtcagtcgacgactcgggtgcaccaggtcgcgccccaggtatcttagcacgtattctacgaaaactttcttaaaaattagattgtgtcaacagccaaaattactcaaaattgtgtgtcgacgatcggGTGCGCCAGGTCGAACAcgaggtagtttaaaacgttttctatgagaactttttaagaattgaaatttagtgaataatgaaaacaattccaaatggtcaatCGACGACTCggatgcaccaggtcgcgccccgggtatcttagcacgtattctaagaaaactttcttaaaatttagattgtttcaacagccaaaattactcaaaattgtgtgtcgacgattcGGGTGCTCCACGTCGAACAcgaggtagtttaaaacgttttctatgagaactttttaagaatttaaatttagtgaataatgaaaacaattccaaatggtcaatCGACGACTCggatgcaccaggtcgcgccccgggtatcttagcacgtattctaagaaaactttcttaaaatttagattgtttcaacagccaaaattactcaaaattgtgtgtcgacgatccgggtgctccaggtcgaacccgaggtagtttaaaacgttttctataagaactttttaagaatttaaatttagtgaataatgaaaacttttccaaatggtcagtcgacgactcgggtgcaccagggcgcgtcaggtatcttagcacgtattctacgagaactttcttaaaaattagattgtttcaacagccaaaattactcaaaattgtgtgtcgacgatccgagTGCTCCAAGTCGAACAcgaggtagtttaaaacgttttctatgagaactttttaagaatttaaatttagtgaataatgaaaacaattccaaatggtcaatCGACGACTCGgactaaaaattgtaagtcgacgatccgggtgcaccagttCTCGTAGAACACGTATTGTACTCCTTGGTGCTCGATCTGATGTACCCAGATCGTCGACTTACAATTTTCAGTAACTTTGGttgttggaataatctaaattttgaaagagttcttgtagaatacgtgctaaattaTCTGGGGCGCGACATGGTGCACCCGGGTTGTCGAATgatcgttttaatttgttttaattcttcacaaaatttaaatttttcaaaagttctcgtagaatcaGTATTTAACTATCTTGTGCTTGACCTGGTTTacctggatcgtcgactcacaatttttagttactttgactgttgaaacaatctaaattttgagaaAGTTATCGTAGAATACGTGTTATAATAccggggcgcgacctggtgcacccgggtcgtcaactaaccatttggaactgttttcattattcacaaaatttaaatttttaaaaaattctcgtagaatacgtattaaattatCTGGTGCTCGACCCGCtacacccggatcgttgactcatcattttaagtaattttggctgttggaacaatctaaaatttaaaaaagttctcgtagaatacatgctaagctacctggggctCAACCTGGTTCACCGGGGTCGTCGCCTCACCATTTGaagttattttcattattcaccaaatttaaattttttaaaagttctcggagaatacgtattatactacctggtgctcaatctggtgcatccggatccacgactcactaatggtagttattttggcaattggcacaatttgaatttttttaagttctcgtagaatatgtgctaaactACCTGTTGTGCGACCCAGTGCATCCGgatagtgaacttaccatttagagacgtggcGGCTTTTGGCGAACCTAAGATTTTCTTTTGtaatgcaagctcattttctctgacacttacatgttcttaagaatattaatttttgtttagcgtgtcctaagcatgggaaacggacaggagcaaggcttgtgcctgttgccattcagccgtgacccatgctttagccagatatttccaagtgtcttgccatgcttgagccatgcaaatttttttcatgcggtctttttcaataataaattatttccaatataaattaacaaacatgtTAGCACTTTTCCTAGTTTGCAAAgtcattagtaaaaaatattcttcatttgAACGCTCAGAACTTCAACCACATATATTTATGATGTTAGTTATTAAGTTTTCAAATGTGGCCAAATTTTAGCCCccggaattttcgaaaataagtaaaatattgctgtaaaatattactaaatacatatttttttatttaatatattctctaatTGCCAACTTTTGAGGTCAAATAACATATTGTTGAAATCGTTATAATTTGCAGAttccgaatattatatttataaattactaaGTAATAAATTGACCAAACGCTATATTCAGCCTTTTATTCCTCATTAGGTACACAGGACTCCCAGTAACCAGGATCGACGGCAGCAGTTCGGCTGAGTGAGGGGAAGCCGTGTGGTGGGGGAACCATTCACAGGTACCCAGGGTGGAATTGACCATCACCCAACTTATCAacacaatagaaacatttttgtcTTCTATGGATAAAGAAGTTGAGGTTGGAGAAATTAGAGACCATCTcatttgtagaaaagtaataataaaaatcaacgCATATGCAAATGATATTGAAATTGTAGATGGAACTTTCCgtctttatttgtatttatatttgcaTCGTGATCATTTCACGAGCACTTCGCTTTCTCATAGAAGAAGcattcgtgtttttttaaataatagacaaaGTAAAGTTTTCATCTTGATCaatttaagaatagaaatttacaactacaaaaattacaaattaatacaaaaaaattaaatacaatgaaTAATCagataaatcaaattttgtatttaaaattgtaatttttcgagctggaaaagggaagggggGAATTCATTCGCACCCAATCCCTTCCCCAGTTTTATGCTAAGTTAATTcaagggcatgcgatacttagaaaattgtcgattttatcagttttaggttccaccggatttttttcgagaataataaatattttttcttaaaaatttgggaaatgatagcgaacatgctaaaggacgtcccaacacactttttttgtcggttaattcaagaaagttttaattatgcaaaatgtgattaatttactTAGCGctcaggaaatagtatcgattttttcagtgttaaattcccggcttttttcctaggataagaaatattttgccttcaaaatctggaaaatgatagcgaacatgctaacggacgtccccacacagttttttgtgtgttttttttatcaatattttttgatattgctaacaacgtgcgttaatatttcgaggttatgtgtgttacaattcacccgagcgttacttccaaactacacaatatttttggacgaaaactttggacttacaaataaacatagtaactaatctcccggaactaaccttgtttgcaggcaatcaaaaacgtttatttcataaataatttccagattatcggaaaggcagagatgaaaaacgacgtaacctcaaaataatgcatatgcataacattttcatttaacagaatacaattttttgctaTTATCCCTCAAGAAAgtgtccggggacgtccgttatgatattttatagcatctccgaattcagtgtttaaaaattttcatttttgtggaaaaagccggggaaactgtatcacatgcccttaagcttaaagttgaaaatttttaatttatttattatctttgttatttatagtttattttttgactgtgcaaatttaaaaaaatgaagtactttatatttccataattttttacgattgattTACTAAACTTTACGGTTTGTActattaaccaaatttaaaaatgtaaataaaaaatttaattcttacttAGAATGCATAGACATTTTTTcgtgattattttatatttaatttagggTTAAAAGcaatattacattaattattaagtctaaaattctttatttttcataatttgaaatacattttttattctgatCATGGCCTATTTGTTCCTATATTTATGTAATAATCTCCGAATTTgtagttcttaaatttttaaactttttaaaaggtTCCGATACTCGTCGCTGCAACAACAATTTGCAATTAACTTGTGTTCGCGACACGAATTTGAGTGCAGGAAACTGCAATCTGCAAGTCTGCACTGATGGGGTAATTCGTGGATGTACGGGTCGGTACAGCAACAAGCGTCATGTAATAATTTTTCTCCGCAGTATGAGTACACTGAACTGTCACATAATGGACACctttgtctgaaaaaaattattatttaatatttattgttattttaaatatatttaccttTCGAGACCAAGATATTATTACAGGGATCACAGTCATTCCCCTATTATCCTGTGTATTcctttttttccccttttttctccCGTTCTCGAAAAACTTgcacttttctctttaaatatactacatttgaaaattcaatatttgtattACGCGGAAATTCtctgatgtttaatttttttaatttacagaattgCTTATTATAGTTAATCGAGCGGTTGAAAGCTTGACCGATGGGGTCTACACTCACTTCTGACTTCAAGATACTTTAGGATATTTCAGTCACTTCAGAAGACTCACTGGCTTCAagagaattcaagtgacttcatGGGAATTCAAATTACTTCTGATATTTGAGAAGATTGCAAGTGACTTAatgagaattcaagtgatttcaaatgaaCTAACATGATTTTAAGTGACTACGTTTTTTCATGAGACTTCATGTGACTTCATATGAATTCAAATGATGTCcgatatttcagaatatttaaagtgacttcaagagattttaagtaacttcaagagatttcaagtgacttcatGTGCATTCACGTAAATCAtgtgaattcaaatgatttcagatatttcaggggattttaagTTACTTCAAGATGATtcattcaagtgattttaaattaattgaaatgatttcaagttacTTGACGAGACTTCATGAGACTTCATATGACTTTTTGTGAATTCAAGTTACTTcagatattttagaatatttcaagtaACTTCATGTGGATTAAGTGATTTCAgatgttttagaagatttcaagtgacttcatGAGAATCCAAGTAAGTTCAAAATGAACTAAAATGACTCCAGGTAACTTCAAGAGGATTCAAGTAACTTCAAGTGACTTCAAGTGACTTCGGGAGaaatcaaatgatttcaaatgaatttaggTAATTTCAAGTGAATAAAGTTAGTGACTTTAAGTAAATTCAAGTAACTTAAAATGACTttagatattttaagagatttcaggagattttatgatatttcattAGAAATGTACTTCTAACTTCGCGTGTTAACAACCCCTCGTAATTAatttaacctttcaaaattcatatacaaattttaataattgat
This DNA window, taken from Belonocnema kinseyi isolate 2016_QV_RU_SX_M_011 chromosome 9, B_treatae_v1, whole genome shotgun sequence, encodes the following:
- the LOC117180794 gene encoding uncharacterized protein LOC117180794 — its product is MSVFRKLILLSAIVTVCFAENYDDQISKSIEGGWQLGAISFLEKLVPAQVYRRYAPSQFQQRCPLCDSSVYSYCGEKLLHDACCCTDPYIHELPHQCRLADCSFLHSNSCREHKLIANCCCSDEYRNLLKSLKI